One genomic segment of Hevea brasiliensis isolate MT/VB/25A 57/8 chromosome 3, ASM3005281v1, whole genome shotgun sequence includes these proteins:
- the LOC131178302 gene encoding putative lipid-transfer protein DIR1 codes for MASFKSNVIALWMVAMFLTMTTMEGIKVVAVCNTDMKGINNQCYSAVDGNPTSTPSTQCCNLIQQVDLPCLCKYKYLLYTLGVDVKKAMEIPGKCGKQNPCY; via the coding sequence ATGGCTAGCTTTAAAAGTAATGTTATAGCATTGTGGATGGTAGCAATGTTTCTTACTATGACCACGATGGAAGGAATCAAGGTTGTAGCCGTTTGTAACACAGATATGAAGGGAATCAATAACCAATGTTATTCTGCAGTTGATGGAAATCCAACTTCTACTCCTAGCACGCAATGCTGCAACCTTATTCAACAAGTAGACTTGCCTTGTCTATGCAAATACAAGTATTTGCTATATACTCTTGGAGTTGATGTTAAAAAAGCCATGGAAATTCCTGGGAAGTGTGGGAAGCAAAATCCATGTTACTAA
- the LOC131178304 gene encoding putative lipid-transfer protein DIR1, translating to MASFKSNVIALWMVAMFLTMTVMEGIKVVAVCNTDMKGINNQCYSAVVGNPPSTPSTQCCNLIQQADLPCLCKYKYLVYTLGVDVKKAMEIPGKCGKENPCY from the coding sequence ATGGCTAGCTTTAAAAGTAATGTTATAGCATTGTGGATGGTAGCAATGTTTCTTACTATGACCGTGATGGAAGGAATCAAGGTTGTAGCCGTTTGTAACACAGATATGAAGGGAATCAATAACCAATGTTATTCTGCAGTTGTTGGAAATCCACCTTCTACTCCGAGCACGCAATGCTGCAACCTTATTCAACAAGCAGACTTGCCTTGTCTATGCAAATACAAGTATTTAGTATATACTCTTGGAGTTGATGTTAAAAAAGCCATGGAAATTCCTGGGAAGTGTGGGAAGGAAAATCCATGTTACTAA
- the LOC131178303 gene encoding putative lipid-transfer protein DIR1, protein MASFKSNVIALWMVAMFLTMTTMEGIKVVAICNTDMKGINNQCYSAVAGNPPSTPSTQCCNLIQQADLPCLCKYKYLLYTLGVDVKKAMEIPGKCGKQNPCY, encoded by the coding sequence ATGGCTAGCTTTAAAAGTAATGTTATAGCATTGTGGATGGTAGCAATGTTTCTTACTATGACCACGATGGAAGGAATCAAGGTTGTAGCCATTTGTAACACAGATATGAAGGGAATCAATAACCAATGTTATTCTGCAGTTGCTGGAAATCCACCTTCTACTCCGAGCACGCAATGCTGCAACCTTATTCAACAAGCAGACTTGCCTTGTCTATGCAAATACAAGTATTTGCTATATACTCTTGGAGTTGATGTTAAAAAAGCCATGGAAATTCCTGGGAAGTGTGGGAAGCAAAATCCATGTTACTAA
- the LOC131178305 gene encoding putative lipid-transfer protein DIR1, protein MASFKSNVIALWMVAMFLTLTTMEGIKVVAVCNTDMKGINNQCYSAVAGNPPSTPSTQCCNLIQQVDLPCLCKYKYLLYTLGVDVKKAMEIPGKCGKQNPCY, encoded by the coding sequence ATGGCTAGCTTTAAAAGTAATGTTATAGCATTGTGGATGGTAGCAATGTTTCTTACTTTGACCACGATGGAAGGAATCAAGGTTGTAGCCGTTTGTAACACAGATATGAAGGGAATCAATAACCAATGTTATTCTGCAGTTGCTGGAAATCCACCTTCTACTCCTAGCACGCAATGCTGCAACCTTATTCAACAAGTAGACTTGCCTTGTCTATGCAAATACAAGTATTTGCTATATACTCTTGGAGTTGATGTTAAAAAAGCCATGGAAATTCCTGGGAAGTGTGGGAAGCAAAATCCATGTTACTAA